A DNA window from Maribellus comscasis contains the following coding sequences:
- the nth gene encoding endonuclease III, with translation MRKKELFEYVIRYFEKAMPIAETELEYTNPFDLIVAVILSAQCTDKRVNQITPDLLKRFPTPQKMAEAESAEVFDYIKSCSYPNNKSKHLVEMARKLIELFDGEVPSDVDDLQKLPGVGRKTANVIASVVYNKPALAVDTHVFRVAARIGLSTNAKTPLATELQLMKYIPEELVPKAHHWLILHGRYVCIARKPRCEKCGLTEVCKYYIQQNKEKISAV, from the coding sequence ATGCGTAAAAAAGAGCTTTTCGAATATGTTATCCGTTATTTTGAAAAAGCAATGCCAATTGCCGAAACAGAACTCGAGTACACGAATCCGTTTGATTTGATTGTGGCAGTTATTTTATCTGCCCAGTGCACCGATAAGCGTGTAAACCAAATTACCCCGGATCTTTTAAAACGTTTTCCCACTCCTCAAAAAATGGCTGAAGCAGAATCCGCCGAAGTTTTTGATTATATAAAAAGTTGCTCTTATCCAAACAACAAATCCAAACATCTGGTTGAAATGGCCCGGAAACTCATCGAGTTATTTGATGGAGAGGTGCCAAGCGACGTTGACGATTTGCAAAAACTCCCCGGTGTTGGCCGAAAGACAGCGAATGTTATCGCCTCGGTGGTGTACAATAAGCCTGCGTTGGCAGTCGATACACATGTTTTTAGAGTAGCTGCCCGCATTGGTTTGAGTACAAATGCAAAAACACCTTTGGCAACCGAACTCCAGTTAATGAAATATATTCCAGAGGAATTGGTTCCCAAAGCACACCATTGGCTTATTCTGCACGGGCGTTATGTTTGTATTGCGCGGAAACCAAGATGTGAGAAATGTGGGCTCACCGAGGTATGTAAATATTATATTCAGCAGAATAAAGAAAAAATAAGTGCCGTTTAA
- a CDS encoding ZIP family metal transporter gives MHYKTLLEINPILLALFAALFTWGVTALGASMVFFFKKINQKVLNSMLGFAAGVMIAASFWSLLAPAIEMSEKQGGIPWVPAVVGFLAGGAFLLAIDKILPHLHLGQKLDKAEGIKTSWKRSVLLVLAITLHNIPEGLAVGVAFGALSNNPDTGALAGAVALALGIGLQNFPEGAAVSIPLRREGFSRLKAFNYGQLSGIVEPIAAVIGAYLVLIMTPILPYALSFAAGAMIFVVVEELIPESQTGDESDLSTVGAMLGFATMMLLDVALG, from the coding sequence ATGCATTACAAAACACTTTTAGAAATAAACCCAATTTTACTTGCGCTTTTTGCGGCTTTGTTTACCTGGGGGGTAACAGCATTGGGTGCATCCATGGTTTTTTTCTTTAAGAAAATAAATCAGAAAGTATTAAACTCAATGCTTGGTTTTGCGGCCGGAGTTATGATTGCAGCCAGTTTTTGGTCGCTTTTAGCGCCGGCCATCGAAATGTCGGAAAAACAGGGAGGAATCCCATGGGTTCCCGCAGTAGTTGGGTTTCTTGCTGGCGGAGCCTTCTTATTAGCGATTGATAAAATCCTTCCTCACCTCCATCTTGGTCAAAAACTCGATAAAGCTGAAGGGATAAAAACATCGTGGAAAAGAAGTGTTTTACTGGTGTTGGCAATAACTCTTCATAATATCCCGGAAGGTTTAGCAGTTGGCGTTGCTTTTGGGGCGCTCTCCAACAACCCTGATACAGGTGCACTGGCAGGAGCAGTTGCTTTAGCTTTAGGAATTGGCTTGCAAAACTTCCCTGAAGGAGCCGCTGTGTCAATCCCGCTTCGGCGAGAAGGCTTTTCAAGATTAAAAGCTTTTAATTATGGACAGCTATCGGGAATTGTAGAACCCATTGCAGCGGTAATTGGAGCTTACCTTGTTTTAATTATGACACCAATTCTCCCTTATGCATTATCTTTTGCTGCCGGAGCAATGATTTTTGTTGTTGTCGAAGAATTAATCCCGGAATCGCAAACCGGTGACGAATCCGATCTTTCGACAGTAGGTGCAATGCTGGGATTTGCAACAATGATGCTCCTGGATGTAGCCCTGGGTTAA
- the folD gene encoding bifunctional methylenetetrahydrofolate dehydrogenase/methenyltetrahydrofolate cyclohydrolase FolD: MILIDGKKIAAEMKQEIAAEVAIMKENGEKTPHLVAVLVGHDGGSETYVAYKIKDCEAVGFKSSLIRYEDDVTEEELLAKVHELNNDEDLDGFIVQLPLPKHISEQKVIEAIDPKKDVDGFHPINVGRMVIGLPSFVSATPFGIVELLKRYNIETSGKNCVVLGRSNIVGRPMSVLMSQKANNATVTVAHSRTKDLEEVCRSADILIVAMGVPEFVKGNMVKEGAVVIDVGTTRVKSDKTKSGFKLKGDVLFEEVAEKCSYITPVPGGVGPMTRVSLLYNTLLASKKTIYK, translated from the coding sequence ATGATTTTAATCGACGGAAAAAAGATTGCTGCTGAGATGAAGCAGGAAATTGCTGCTGAAGTAGCGATAATGAAAGAAAACGGTGAAAAAACACCTCACCTTGTTGCTGTTCTTGTGGGCCACGACGGTGGAAGTGAAACCTATGTAGCATACAAAATTAAAGACTGTGAGGCCGTTGGTTTTAAATCATCGCTTATTCGTTATGAAGATGATGTTACGGAAGAAGAGTTGCTGGCTAAAGTTCATGAATTGAATAATGATGAAGATTTGGACGGATTTATTGTTCAGTTGCCTTTGCCAAAACATATTTCAGAGCAAAAAGTAATTGAAGCCATCGATCCCAAAAAAGATGTAGACGGATTTCATCCGATTAATGTGGGCAGAATGGTTATTGGGCTGCCGTCATTTGTTTCTGCAACACCGTTTGGAATTGTTGAATTATTGAAACGCTATAATATTGAAACCAGCGGGAAAAATTGTGTGGTTCTGGGAAGAAGTAATATTGTAGGCCGGCCAATGAGTGTTTTGATGTCGCAAAAAGCTAATAATGCAACGGTTACAGTTGCACATAGCCGCACAAAAGATTTGGAAGAAGTTTGCCGAAGCGCTGATATTCTGATAGTTGCCATGGGGGTTCCCGAATTTGTAAAAGGGAATATGGTAAAAGAAGGTGCCGTTGTTATCGATGTAGGAACAACAAGGGTTAAATCAGACAAAACAAAATCCGGATTCAAATTAAAAGGAGACGTTCTTTTTGAAGAGGTTGCTGAAAAGTGTTCGTACATCACTCCGGTTCCCGGTGGCGTTGGCCCTATGACCCGTGTTTCGCTGTTATACAATACTTTATTGGCGTCAAAAAAAACAATTTATAAATAG
- a CDS encoding DUF362 domain-containing protein: MAYKISDECIACGTCIDECPVDAISEGDIYVIDAELCTDCGSCAEVCPVEAISIDE; encoded by the coding sequence ATGGCATATAAAATTTCTGATGAATGTATTGCATGCGGAACGTGTATCGATGAATGCCCGGTTGATGCAATTTCTGAAGGTGATATCTATGTAATTGATGCTGAACTTTGCACCGACTGTGGTTCATGCGCGGAAGTTTGCCCGGTAGAAGCTATTTCGATAGACGAATAA
- a CDS encoding ABC-F family ATP-binding cassette domain-containing protein, translated as MRPFLQVENLSKRWGEIMLFENISFTIFEGQKVALIAKNGTGKSTLLNLLADKDSPDSGIITLTNDINIGYFEQIPNLNPENTVLEEIFESDNQKLKTIKEFELAVSKNNQNAIASISAKMDELNAWDFEVEIKQILTELKINILDKLVGGLSGGQQKRLSLAKVLINKPDLLILDEPTNHLDLEMIEWLEAYLEKTKSTLLMVTHDRYFLDRVCNEIIEMEDNQIYRYLGNYSYFLQKRDERIEIQQATVSKAKNLLRTEMEWMRRMPKARSHKAKYRIDSFYDLKDKASQKIKEENVNLNVKSARLGKKIIELENVSKSFPGVKLIENFSYKFSRFEKVGIVGNNGTGKSTFLNLITNSLQPDSGAIEIGQTIKFGYYRQEGIQFDPKDRVIDAVNKIAEYIYFEDGTKMSATQMLTHFLFPPETQYNYIEKLSGGEQRRLYLCTVLMENPNFLILDEPTNDLDIMTLNVLEEYLQAFAGCVIVVSHDRFFMDKIVDHLFVFEGNGVVTDFPGNYTVYRNKVLEDKEKQEAKKTANVSKEKPKNTSNKDTEKRKLSFKEKREFEQLEKDIAKLEDKINTIEEELNSGNLPHDKLFTKSEELTQMKTQLDEKEFRWLELSEWEQ; from the coding sequence ATGAGACCTTTTTTGCAAGTTGAAAATCTTTCAAAGAGATGGGGAGAAATCATGCTCTTCGAAAATATTTCGTTTACGATTTTCGAAGGACAAAAAGTTGCGTTAATTGCAAAAAACGGAACCGGAAAATCAACACTGCTTAATCTTCTTGCTGACAAAGATTCGCCGGATTCGGGAATAATCACCCTTACAAACGATATAAATATTGGCTATTTTGAACAAATACCAAACTTAAATCCTGAGAATACTGTTCTGGAAGAAATTTTTGAATCGGATAACCAAAAATTAAAAACAATAAAAGAGTTTGAGCTCGCCGTATCAAAAAACAATCAGAATGCAATTGCCAGCATTTCTGCTAAAATGGACGAGTTAAATGCCTGGGACTTTGAAGTTGAAATCAAACAAATTCTTACCGAGCTAAAAATTAATATTCTTGACAAACTGGTGGGAGGATTATCAGGCGGTCAACAAAAACGGTTGTCGCTTGCAAAAGTTCTGATAAACAAACCCGACCTGTTGATACTGGATGAACCAACAAACCACCTTGACCTGGAAATGATTGAATGGTTGGAGGCTTACCTTGAAAAAACAAAATCGACACTTTTAATGGTCACACACGACCGCTATTTTCTCGACCGTGTTTGTAACGAGATCATAGAAATGGAAGACAACCAGATATACCGATATCTGGGAAACTATTCTTATTTTCTTCAGAAACGAGATGAGCGAATTGAAATTCAACAGGCTACGGTTTCAAAAGCAAAGAACCTCTTACGTACGGAAATGGAATGGATGCGTCGAATGCCCAAAGCCCGCAGCCACAAAGCAAAATACAGGATCGATTCGTTTTATGATTTAAAAGACAAGGCATCACAAAAAATAAAAGAAGAAAATGTAAATCTGAATGTAAAATCAGCCCGGCTTGGCAAAAAGATTATAGAACTCGAAAATGTTTCCAAATCTTTCCCGGGGGTTAAACTGATTGAAAATTTTAGTTACAAATTTTCACGCTTTGAAAAAGTTGGAATTGTAGGAAATAACGGCACCGGAAAATCTACTTTCTTAAACCTGATAACCAACAGTCTACAACCCGATTCCGGAGCAATTGAAATCGGACAAACAATAAAATTTGGATACTACAGACAGGAAGGAATTCAGTTTGATCCAAAAGACCGGGTTATTGACGCCGTTAATAAAATTGCAGAATATATTTACTTTGAAGATGGGACAAAAATGAGTGCAACGCAAATGCTTACGCACTTTTTGTTTCCCCCGGAAACTCAATACAACTATATTGAAAAACTTAGCGGAGGCGAGCAGCGAAGATTATATTTATGTACGGTTTTAATGGAAAACCCAAACTTTCTCATCCTTGACGAGCCGACAAACGATTTGGATATCATGACTCTTAATGTTCTGGAAGAATACCTGCAGGCGTTTGCAGGATGCGTAATCGTTGTTTCGCACGACCGTTTTTTTATGGACAAAATAGTTGATCACCTTTTTGTTTTTGAAGGGAACGGAGTTGTAACTGATTTCCCGGGAAATTATACCGTTTACAGAAATAAAGTTTTGGAGGATAAAGAAAAACAGGAAGCAAAAAAAACGGCCAATGTTTCCAAAGAAAAGCCCAAGAATACTTCCAATAAAGATACAGAAAAACGCAAACTCTCTTTCAAAGAAAAAAGAGAATTTGAGCAATTGGAAAAAGACATTGCTAAATTGGAGGATAAAATAAATACAATTGAAGAAGAACTGAATTCAGGTAATTTGCCACACGATAAACTTTTTACAAAATCGGAAGAATTAACACAGATGAAGACTCAACTTGACGAAAAAGAATTTCGCTGGTTGGAATTAAGTGAATGGGAACAATAA
- the hutI gene encoding imidazolonepropionase has protein sequence MKILLENIKLLVQTEDYPVLFRAGEEMSRLTNIPNAFLIIRDEIIEEFGPMEHLKDVYMDDDLLIEIDCSDRLVYPSYCDSHTHLVYPGSREKEFVDRISGLSYEEIAKRGGGILNSAKLLHEKSEQELYNSAMERVIEIIKMGTGAVEIKSGYGLNTKDELKMLRVIRWLRETTPLCIRATFLGAHAIPAEFKNRKSDYVDLVINEMIPQVAGEDLADFIDVFCDRGFFSVEDTERILMAGIKYGLKPKIHANELGKTGGVQAGVKYGAISVDHLEHMGKDEIDALKNTETMPTVLPGAAFFLNMKLSPVREMINAGLPVALASDYNPGSSPSGNMSFISSLGCIKYNMLPEEVINATTINSAYAMGISDRLGSVARGKTANLFITSEIPGIEYIPYSFGSNLIETVILNGEVQTL, from the coding sequence ATGAAGATATTACTTGAAAACATAAAACTTCTTGTTCAGACCGAGGATTATCCTGTTTTATTCAGGGCCGGAGAAGAGATGTCCAGGTTAACCAATATACCCAATGCTTTTTTAATTATCCGCGATGAGATAATAGAAGAGTTTGGTCCGATGGAACATTTGAAAGATGTTTATATGGATGATGATTTGCTGATTGAAATAGATTGTTCTGACCGGTTGGTGTATCCAAGCTATTGCGATTCGCATACGCATTTGGTTTATCCCGGTTCCAGAGAGAAAGAATTTGTAGACAGAATCAGTGGACTTTCCTATGAAGAAATAGCAAAACGTGGCGGCGGAATTTTAAATTCAGCAAAATTACTGCACGAAAAGTCGGAGCAGGAGTTATATAACAGTGCGATGGAGAGGGTAATTGAAATTATTAAAATGGGTACGGGGGCAGTAGAAATTAAAAGCGGCTATGGTTTAAATACTAAAGATGAATTAAAAATGCTCCGTGTGATTCGCTGGTTAAGGGAAACAACACCTTTATGTATACGGGCAACATTTTTGGGAGCTCACGCTATTCCGGCAGAGTTTAAAAACAGAAAGTCTGATTATGTTGATTTGGTTATCAATGAAATGATTCCTCAGGTTGCCGGTGAAGATTTGGCTGATTTTATTGATGTGTTTTGCGATCGAGGATTCTTCTCAGTTGAAGATACCGAACGGATCTTAATGGCCGGAATAAAATACGGATTAAAGCCAAAGATTCATGCCAATGAACTGGGAAAAACCGGAGGTGTTCAGGCCGGGGTTAAGTACGGAGCAATTTCTGTTGACCATCTGGAACACATGGGAAAAGATGAAATTGACGCATTAAAAAATACGGAAACAATGCCAACCGTTTTGCCGGGAGCAGCATTTTTTTTAAATATGAAACTGTCTCCGGTTCGTGAAATGATTAATGCTGGCTTGCCGGTTGCATTGGCCTCTGATTACAATCCGGGGTCATCGCCAAGCGGAAATATGAGTTTTATTTCTTCACTGGGGTGTATTAAATACAATATGTTGCCGGAAGAAGTGATAAATGCAACTACCATTAATTCTGCCTATGCCATGGGAATTTCAGACAGGTTGGGGAGTGTTGCCCGCGGAAAGACAGCAAATCTTTTTATTACTTCTGAAATTCCGGGAATTGAATACATACCCTACAGTTTTGGTTCAAATCTTATTGAAACTGTTATTCTGAACGGAGAAGTACAAACCTTATAA
- the ffh gene encoding signal recognition particle protein, protein MFENLSDRLEKSFKILKGQGMITEINVAETLKDIRRALLDADVNFRIAKKFTDDVKEKALGQQVLTAVKPGQLMVKIVKDELTSLMGGKFEDVNLTGNPTVILMSGLQGSGKTTFSGKLANLLKSKKGRHPLLVAGDVYRPAAIDQLKVLGEQINVPVYTEEGNMDPVKIAKAAIKEAKNKGYDVVIVDTAGRLAVDEQMMNEIAAIKKAVDPEEILFVVDSMTGQDAVNTAKEFNDRLDFDGVVLTKLDGDTRGGAALSIRSVVEKPIKFVGTGEKVDAIDVFHPDRMADRILGMGDIVSLVEKAQEQFDAEEAKKLQNKLAKNTFNFNDFLKQINQIKKMGNLKDVMSMIPGMGKAMKNMDLDDDAFKSIEAIIFSMTNEERENPSLINGSRRKRIADGSGSNIQEVNRLLKQFTETRKMMKMVSQGKNMQRVMSGMQRGGRRF, encoded by the coding sequence ATGTTTGAGAATTTAAGTGACAGGCTGGAGAAGTCCTTCAAAATACTGAAGGGCCAGGGAATGATTACCGAAATTAACGTAGCTGAAACGTTAAAAGATATTCGTCGTGCGTTGCTTGATGCCGACGTCAACTTTAGAATTGCCAAAAAATTCACCGATGATGTAAAGGAAAAAGCGCTCGGACAACAAGTGCTTACAGCGGTTAAGCCTGGGCAGTTGATGGTGAAGATCGTAAAAGACGAGTTGACATCGTTAATGGGAGGTAAATTTGAAGATGTGAATCTCACCGGTAATCCTACCGTAATTCTGATGTCGGGATTACAAGGTTCAGGGAAAACCACATTCTCAGGTAAGCTGGCCAATTTGTTGAAAAGCAAAAAAGGACGCCATCCGCTTTTGGTAGCAGGCGATGTTTACCGTCCGGCGGCAATCGATCAGTTAAAAGTACTGGGAGAGCAAATCAATGTTCCGGTTTATACCGAAGAAGGGAACATGGACCCTGTAAAAATTGCAAAGGCTGCGATTAAAGAAGCCAAAAATAAAGGATATGATGTAGTCATTGTCGATACCGCAGGTCGTTTGGCCGTTGACGAACAGATGATGAATGAAATTGCGGCGATAAAAAAAGCAGTTGATCCGGAAGAAATTCTGTTTGTTGTCGATTCAATGACTGGTCAGGATGCAGTAAATACCGCCAAAGAATTTAACGATCGTTTGGATTTCGACGGTGTTGTTCTTACCAAACTCGACGGTGATACCCGCGGCGGTGCTGCACTTTCTATCCGATCGGTAGTTGAAAAGCCAATCAAATTTGTAGGTACCGGCGAAAAAGTGGATGCCATTGATGTTTTCCACCCCGACCGTATGGCTGATCGTATTTTGGGAATGGGGGATATTGTTTCTTTGGTAGAAAAAGCACAGGAACAGTTTGATGCAGAGGAAGCGAAAAAGCTGCAGAATAAGCTTGCAAAAAATACATTCAATTTTAACGATTTCCTGAAGCAGATAAACCAGATAAAAAAGATGGGAAATCTGAAAGACGTGATGTCCATGATTCCGGGAATGGGAAAGGCAATGAAGAACATGGATTTGGATGATGATGCTTTTAAAAGTATTGAAGCCATTATTTTTTCCATGACAAATGAGGAGCGTGAAAACCCCTCACTAATTAACGGAAGCCGCAGAAAAAGAATTGCAGACGGCTCTGGTTCAAATATTCAGGAAGTTAATCGCCTTTTGAAACAATTTACTGAAACCCGGAAAATGATGAAAATGGTTTCACAGGGTAAAAATATGCAACGCGTGATGAGCGGAATGCAGCGCGGAGGAAGAAGGTTTTAA
- the ftcD gene encoding glutamate formimidoyltransferase: MNKLIECVPNFSEGRDLNKIKQITDAIESVSEVKLLDVDPGKATNRTVVTFVGEPEFVIEAAFRGIKKAAEIVNMSKHKGEHPRFGATDVCPLVPVANVSMEEAVQFARELAQRVGTELGIPVFCYEFAAFKSERRSLANCRSGEYEGLKDRISTEKWKPDFGPDKWSERVAGSGATAIGARNFLVAYNVNLNTTSTRRANAIAFDIREAGRVKREGNSLTGKIVTDENGEPVRTPGSLKKTRAIGWYIEEYGVAQISINLTDITVTPVHVAFDEVCERARERGLRVTGSELVGLIPLSAMLDAGKYFLQKQQRSLGIADEEIIKIAVKSLGLDELGPFEPKKKIIEYVIAENTGKKLIDQTLKQFSEETASESPAPGGGSISAYVGSLGAALGTMVANLSAHKRGWDERWGEFSNWAEKGKYFHSVLLNCVDDDTGAFNQIMTAFAMPKSTEEEKTNRKRAIQEATKNAIEVPFKVMQLSFDSMEVMKAMAEAGNPNSVSDAGVGALCARTAVEGAFLNVKINATGYEDKNRLSQILMQAENLLRSAREKEKEILEIVNSKID; this comes from the coding sequence ATGAATAAACTAATAGAGTGTGTGCCGAATTTCTCAGAAGGCAGGGATTTAAATAAAATTAAACAAATTACCGATGCCATCGAGAGTGTTTCAGAAGTAAAATTGCTGGACGTTGACCCGGGAAAAGCAACCAATCGAACGGTTGTGACTTTTGTTGGTGAGCCGGAATTTGTGATTGAAGCTGCTTTTCGCGGCATAAAAAAGGCTGCCGAAATCGTAAATATGAGCAAACACAAAGGCGAGCATCCCCGTTTTGGAGCCACCGATGTTTGTCCGTTGGTGCCCGTGGCTAATGTCAGCATGGAGGAAGCTGTACAGTTTGCCCGGGAGCTTGCTCAAAGAGTAGGAACGGAGTTGGGAATTCCGGTGTTTTGTTATGAATTTGCTGCTTTTAAAAGCGAACGAAGAAGTTTGGCAAATTGTCGATCTGGAGAATACGAAGGATTAAAAGATCGAATTTCAACCGAAAAATGGAAACCGGATTTTGGCCCCGATAAATGGTCGGAAAGAGTGGCGGGGAGCGGAGCCACTGCTATTGGGGCACGTAATTTTTTGGTGGCCTACAATGTAAATCTAAATACAACATCTACCCGCAGGGCAAATGCAATTGCATTTGATATTCGTGAAGCAGGCCGGGTAAAACGTGAAGGAAATTCCTTAACAGGTAAGATTGTTACCGATGAAAATGGTGAACCGGTGCGTACCCCGGGAAGTTTAAAAAAAACTCGTGCAATTGGCTGGTATATTGAGGAATATGGAGTTGCTCAAATTTCAATTAATCTAACCGATATAACAGTTACACCAGTTCATGTTGCTTTTGATGAAGTTTGTGAACGTGCCCGCGAACGTGGATTGCGAGTGACCGGTTCGGAGTTGGTTGGATTGATTCCGCTCAGCGCCATGCTTGACGCAGGAAAATATTTTTTGCAAAAACAACAGCGCTCACTTGGAATTGCTGATGAAGAAATTATAAAAATTGCTGTTAAATCGCTTGGCCTCGACGAGCTTGGACCTTTTGAGCCAAAGAAAAAGATTATTGAATATGTAATTGCAGAAAACACCGGAAAAAAGCTGATCGATCAAACCCTGAAACAGTTTTCCGAAGAAACGGCTTCTGAGTCTCCGGCTCCCGGAGGTGGATCAATTTCAGCTTATGTAGGTTCACTGGGGGCTGCGTTGGGAACAATGGTGGCTAACCTTTCTGCGCACAAAAGGGGTTGGGACGAACGTTGGGGAGAATTCTCCAATTGGGCAGAGAAAGGGAAATATTTTCATTCGGTGTTGCTCAATTGTGTTGACGATGACACCGGGGCTTTTAATCAAATTATGACTGCATTTGCTATGCCAAAATCAACTGAAGAGGAAAAGACAAACCGAAAAAGAGCCATTCAGGAGGCAACAAAAAATGCGATTGAGGTTCCGTTTAAAGTTATGCAGCTTTCCTTTGATTCAATGGAAGTAATGAAAGCAATGGCCGAAGCAGGAAATCCCAACTCGGTGTCGGATGCCGGAGTGGGAGCACTTTGCGCTCGTACCGCCGTTGAAGGAGCTTTCCTGAATGTAAAAATAAATGCCACGGGTTATGAGGACAAAAACCGGCTTTCTCAAATATTAATGCAAGCGGAGAATTTGCTCCGTTCAGCAAGGGAAAAAGAAAAAGAAATTTTGGAAATTGTGAACAGTAAAATTGATTAG
- a CDS encoding 6-bladed beta-propeller — MKNPSTLICLFLIFLAFFSCTKTEKKSQNILYFDLTQNYDEIEIDLDEYVADIRTIQLETNENTLLRHFKGFVGEKYIVSVDYDKLLLFSGDGKYITTITKKGKGPNEFTQIDAWTVDENNHCFYFHDYSKNYIYRYDLENRVYLSDIPFESKGYLQNIELFNDSVLAILPGMFSAYGYLYFFQEFNGKILDGIKKEPVPHPGTWAGASPAFSKWGKNSIVLQPSGSDTVFQINQSEKNPWLIFDLENAQKTGDKTVFTTGGVLFSDNEKLFLEKNKFEKTVTEFSASMRSLSTEQLIFNLKSGKMHSISKITMQFNKIEIPLNIVGFQNNNRLVVSIQAASFKSLLKEAQKNKNLTETEIQKLNAFDQSLSIDDNPIIITGVCKQDIRDLKSI, encoded by the coding sequence ATGAAAAATCCTTCAACACTTATTTGTCTCTTTCTTATTTTCCTTGCTTTTTTCAGCTGCACAAAAACAGAAAAAAAATCACAAAACATCCTTTATTTTGATTTAACGCAAAACTATGATGAAATCGAAATTGATTTGGATGAGTATGTTGCCGACATCCGCACAATACAGCTTGAAACCAATGAAAATACCTTGCTTCGGCATTTTAAAGGTTTTGTTGGTGAAAAATATATCGTTTCGGTTGATTATGATAAGCTGCTTCTATTTTCCGGAGACGGAAAGTACATTACTACAATAACAAAAAAAGGAAAGGGACCGAATGAATTCACACAAATTGACGCCTGGACAGTAGATGAAAATAATCACTGTTTTTACTTTCATGATTACTCAAAAAACTATATTTACAGGTATGACCTTGAAAATAGGGTATATCTTTCAGATATACCATTTGAATCAAAAGGATACCTTCAAAATATTGAACTGTTTAACGATTCTGTGCTCGCCATTCTTCCCGGAATGTTTTCCGCTTATGGTTATCTATATTTTTTCCAGGAGTTTAACGGCAAAATCTTAGACGGGATAAAAAAAGAACCAGTGCCTCATCCCGGAACGTGGGCCGGGGCATCGCCTGCCTTTTCAAAATGGGGAAAAAACTCAATTGTTTTGCAACCTTCAGGCTCCGACACAGTATTTCAAATTAATCAGTCTGAAAAGAATCCGTGGTTGATCTTCGACTTAGAAAACGCACAAAAAACGGGTGACAAAACCGTATTTACAACCGGGGGCGTTCTCTTTAGCGACAACGAAAAACTATTTCTTGAAAAGAATAAATTCGAAAAAACAGTGACTGAATTTTCTGCCAGTATGAGAAGCCTGAGCACGGAACAGCTTATTTTCAATTTAAAAAGCGGGAAGATGCACAGTATCAGCAAAATAACTATGCAGTTCAACAAAATTGAAATACCCCTAAATATAGTTGGTTTTCAAAATAATAACCGTTTAGTGGTGTCAATTCAGGCAGCGTCTTTTAAATCGTTGCTGAAAGAAGCCCAAAAAAATAAAAATCTCACAGAAACAGAAATTCAAAAATTAAATGCATTTGACCAAAGTTTATCTATAGATGATAATCCAATTATTATTACAGGAGTGTGTAAACAGGATATACGAGATTTGAAATCTATCTAA
- a CDS encoding DUF3276 family protein: MESVENKDGMKSSEGNFRQEIHSKVIRAGKRTYFFDVKSTRNDEYYLTITESKRKYADNGKFHYEKHKIFLYKEDFEKFADSLDEIIGYIRKNQPESASEEADLEEEVVLDEPAKDYTNVDFEDI; encoded by the coding sequence ATGGAAAGCGTTGAAAATAAGGATGGAATGAAGAGTTCTGAAGGCAATTTTAGGCAGGAAATTCATTCTAAAGTAATTAGAGCAGGCAAGAGAACGTATTTCTTCGATGTAAAAAGCACACGTAATGACGAATATTATTTAACCATTACGGAAAGCAAAAGAAAGTATGCTGATAATGGTAAGTTTCATTATGAAAAGCATAAAATCTTTCTTTATAAAGAAGACTTTGAGAAGTTTGCGGATAGCCTTGATGAGATAATAGGGTATATTCGTAAAAATCAACCGGAGTCTGCTTCAGAGGAGGCAGATTTGGAAGAAGAAGTTGTACTTGATGAGCCTGCCAAAGACTACACAAATGTTGATTTTGAGGATATTTAG